Proteins encoded in a region of the Cupriavidus pauculus genome:
- a CDS encoding MBL fold metallo-hydrolase, whose product MQTFHQLFDDVSSTFTYLLIDRDTREALLIDPVDRQLDRDMALLAAEGARLAWVVETHAHADHITSAGHVAQQTGAHTAAPSGCDIKPAQKQLIDGDTLTFGNQVLRAMHTPGHTAGSMSYLWDEPVPEGTVRRVFTGDALLIDGCGRTDFQSGDAGTLYDSLTQKLFRLPDDTQVYPAHDYKGRTSSSIAQERAHNSRVAGRSRDEFIAMMRTLDLPRPKLIDIAVPANQQLGLHGRERDGERVPHGA is encoded by the coding sequence ATGCAGACCTTCCACCAGTTGTTCGACGACGTCTCGTCGACCTTCACCTACCTGCTCATCGACCGCGATACGCGCGAGGCACTGCTGATCGACCCCGTCGACCGGCAGCTCGACCGCGACATGGCCCTGCTCGCCGCCGAGGGCGCGCGGCTCGCATGGGTCGTGGAAACGCACGCGCACGCGGACCACATCACATCGGCCGGCCACGTCGCGCAGCAGACCGGCGCGCACACCGCCGCGCCGTCGGGCTGCGATATCAAGCCGGCGCAGAAACAGCTGATCGATGGCGATACGCTGACTTTCGGCAACCAGGTCCTGCGCGCCATGCACACTCCCGGGCACACGGCCGGCAGCATGAGCTACCTGTGGGACGAACCGGTGCCGGAAGGCACGGTGCGCCGCGTGTTCACCGGCGATGCGCTGCTGATCGACGGGTGCGGCCGCACCGACTTCCAGTCCGGCGATGCGGGCACGCTCTACGACAGCCTGACGCAGAAGCTGTTCCGCCTGCCCGACGACACGCAGGTCTATCCCGCGCACGACTACAAGGGCCGCACGTCGTCGTCGATCGCGCAGGAACGCGCGCATAACAGCCGCGTGGCGGGACGCTCGCGCGACGAGTTCATCGCGATGATGCGCACGCTCGACCTGCCGCGTCCCAAACTGATCGATATCGCCGTCCCGGCCAACCAGCAGCTGGGCCTGCATGGCCGCGAGCGCGACGGCGAACGCGTGCCGCACGGCGCCTGA